GGGAACGGAACAACCGGGCGACCGCTGCCCAACGGCTGCACCTCCTCAACTCGAGCCACATTCAGCGGAAGATCGAGCAGGCGCCGCTGCTTCGCTCCGGGAGCTCGGGTGGCGTTCGGCCGCGCGACATGATCGAGCGAATCTACCTGACCGTGCTCTCGCGTTACCCCACGGACGAGGAACTCGAGACGATTGGGGCGTATTCGCAGACCCATGGCGGCAAGGGCCGTGAAGCCCTGGTGGATCTGACCTGGGCGCTGGTGAACAGCGCCGAGTTTCTGTATCGGCATTGATGCGTACCTGATGGCGGGACCGGATATGACTGCAGAACGAGACCTGACTTGCCAGTGGGCCGGCGCGGACCGGGACCTGAGCGGAGCCGGCCGGCTCTCCAGGCGTGAGGTCGTGTGCCGGGGTCTCTGGGGTGCAACGGGCTTGCTGATGGCCAACCGTCTGGGCCTGGCTGCGCCGACGAGTCAACCCGCCGCTGGGGGTGCGACCGGGCTGAAAGGCAAGGCCAAGGCGGTCATCCAGATCTGGATGTGGGGCGGACCGGCGCACCTGGACACTTTCGATCCCAAGCCGGACGCGGGCAACGACTACTGCGGTCCGCTCGCCAAGCCGATTGCCACGAACGTCGACGGCATCATGATTGGAGAACTCCTGCCCCTGCTGGCCAAGCAGGCCGACAAGTACTCCATCATTCGGAGCATGACCCACGGCCAGAACGGGCACGAGACGGCGGCCTACCTGGTCCAGACGGGGAGGAGCCCGGGCGACGGGATGGTCTATCCGTCGGTGGGGGCGGTGGTATCCCTGTTTAAAGGCTATGAGGCCGGGTATCAGGGCTTGATCCCCCCCTATATCGTATTGACCGAGCTGCAGGGCCGCTTCTCGGAGTGCGGTTTCCTGGGTTCGCGCTGCAAGCCGTTTGCCACGGGCGGTGATCCGGCCCAGACCCGCTTCGCCGTGGAGGGCGTTGTTGCCCAGGGTATCTCTGACCAGCGACAGCGGGACCGTCGAGACCTGCTGCACAAGCTCAACACGTTGGAGCACGTGATGGTCGGCAATGCTCAGCTGCTGGCGTTGGCGCAGTGTGAAAAGCAGGCCTACGATCTCATTCTCGGCGATGCGGGCAAGGTCTTCGATCTCTCTCAGGAGAAGGATGAGCTGAGAGATCGCTATGGTCGCAACACCTTCGGGCAGTCCTGCCTGGCGGCCCGGCGTCTGGTCGAGCGCGGCGTCCCCTACGTCACTATCAACTACAAAGGCTGGGACACACACAAGCAGCATTTCCAGACCATGCGCCGCAGGCTGCCGGAAATGGACAAGGCCATGGCGACCCTGCTGCAGGATTTGTCCGAACGTGGCCTGCTGGACACGACCATCGTCTGGTGGAGCGGCGAGTTCGGGCGTACGCCCAAGGTTCAGTGGGAACCGCCCTGGAATGGCGGACGCGGGCATTTCGGTGCCGTGTTCTCGGCGGTCGTCGCCGGCGGTGGATTCAAGGGGGGCCACGTGGTTGGCGCGTCGGACGAGAAGGGAGAGAAGGTCGCCACGCGGCCGGTGTATCCTTGCGACCTCATTGGCAGCCTGTACGCGTTGCTGGGCATTGATCCGGACGGGGCTCTGCCGCATCCGGAGGGGAAGACGGTTCGCATCACCCCTTCGGCCGCCGAAGGGGTGAGCATGGGTGGCCGTTTGAAGGAGATCATGTAGCTCTTGGAAGCCTTGCTGTACGCATCCCGATCGTCCGCGTTCCTGGTGGTGCTGGTCGTGCTGTCGATGGTTCCCGCGTCCACGGCCCAGCAGAATCGGCAAGCGGGCCCGCGTATCGGGTACGTCTACCCGGCCGGTGGCAGACAGGGTTCGACCTTCCAGGTGGTCCTCGGTGGTCAGAATCTGGACGGGGTCAACAGCGTCCATGTCAACGGTGACGGTGTTGAAGGCATGGTCATAGAGCACCGCAAGCCGCTGACACAGCTCCAGTTCAGCCTGCTCCGAGAGAAGCTGAAGGAGCTGATGGACAAGAAGGCTGCGGCTCAGAAGAGCCGATCGGCGACCCGGCCCGCGTGGACTGACGAGGACGAGAAGGCGGTTGCCGAGCTCCGCAAGAAGCTGGCCAACCCGCCGAACAGGCAGGCGAATCCCGCGATTGCCGAGACTGTTCTGGTCGAAGTGACGGTCGGGGCCGGCGCCGAGC
The sequence above is drawn from the Phycisphaerae bacterium genome and encodes:
- a CDS encoding DUF1501 domain-containing protein, with amino-acid sequence MTAERDLTCQWAGADRDLSGAGRLSRREVVCRGLWGATGLLMANRLGLAAPTSQPAAGGATGLKGKAKAVIQIWMWGGPAHLDTFDPKPDAGNDYCGPLAKPIATNVDGIMIGELLPLLAKQADKYSIIRSMTHGQNGHETAAYLVQTGRSPGDGMVYPSVGAVVSLFKGYEAGYQGLIPPYIVLTELQGRFSECGFLGSRCKPFATGGDPAQTRFAVEGVVAQGISDQRQRDRRDLLHKLNTLEHVMVGNAQLLALAQCEKQAYDLILGDAGKVFDLSQEKDELRDRYGRNTFGQSCLAARRLVERGVPYVTINYKGWDTHKQHFQTMRRRLPEMDKAMATLLQDLSERGLLDTTIVWWSGEFGRTPKVQWEPPWNGGRGHFGAVFSAVVAGGGFKGGHVVGASDEKGEKVATRPVYPCDLIGSLYALLGIDPDGALPHPEGKTVRITPSAAEGVSMGGRLKEIM